The Gouania willdenowi chromosome 3, fGouWil2.1, whole genome shotgun sequence genome includes a region encoding these proteins:
- the greb1 gene encoding protein GREB1 — MGNSYAGQLRTTRFEEVLHNSIEASLRSNTVVPRPVFSQLYLETDQPLAPNGRTENDEEEEKSSESNSPPIPYQMKPPPEGCCTTDGFCQAGKDLRLSSLASDPLDLPPGFSLVGIKSSSIPDNLLVCAVDRRFLPDERGHNALLGFSGNCLGCGEKGFRYFTEFSNHINLKLSTQPKKQKHLKYHLCRNNQGVLVRGAPIYWRGNDGRMRQTASSLSENHLSSNELQPNLTSTLPPNPQGNNGLQLSDIPPTLTNGSHAASSVAQPPSQSGPGRPSGPHSNAAPPKKRHKGWSPESSATNQPESTIKTPSSSSISSFLPVSSVITNGVRSETGVVPNSSQGSSTSLPPPQLTVSVPDLLLQTCRLQPVIFKGHGPLPQLTGNVGEVLISSLLQSCYLSAQTLPRVYQHYGPSPIQPLSTEMQILLTVYYLVQLGPDQVPLIEDLEQIFMRSWRESHLSEIRQYQQPQTSGIQGRHYGIETTSTFPGLPQHLSLPSQSQQPLTSSQLPWLAQLAASSCGESVLLLAENVESLAQGLQQMFSRLMEGRLENTNYVVIIVTAARQETQSCVVVTGKHQCRALAESMFSPSEGLKEISHQLSTGAAQDLMNFCNSLGQDGDMDNILDISSVYSSEASPLSSSQDSPEEKSVHSTRSPKATHSPSGSQTQCSKDSVSPKGRTTSPKDTCSEYFVEWREIRPIQLAVARKLLSHVCAIADSSTQNLDLGSFDRVSFLILVPPSEVTFQQTVFHLWSSGVLRELGSLDQECASQREAERYVVKIDQSAEARIDSLIREAHSNSYTLYILVHDHAHWDVSSSSESSLGLVDQLLNSRQVREATNILILHVTSFPFALQTQCTRISPYNEIHWPSAYSNDVDLYHEKTRYFGASELLDSTCSGNSLPLMRYDSSFESMTSMLEERFPKLHSAVIRTTVLIQHYSVALMAASGRLSSSHNLQKHTSVETMELVQSLLTAAQQCPAHHGHMILLRIPCLALAAWAHRRLSRVRKQLGLEDSFEIILGNPNQALNVAQTFTDQIKTWLKIQDAEWVPRTYLELEALPCILILSGSEPLGESLPRSLKYCDLRLINCCYLQRTTLEQELGLAAYLVKAESRVLLNPGPESDQLESDPEKLSSTDNEEEERRQHGDSPVSSSQPVQSCSDSGVPDPHPAQSVQKGTAEAIHPPSQSQTQQHYSFQSLPHPHPAPLNPNQPPAQAYSQIHTLHHQQQQLPPQGHFQPFSQTNSQLHTQTHQPSHSLHPNPPAQSTRQHSKSTSSASLSPRSSSPLLSCSWARGVSRPPSVLLPRALYDIITASDSSGLPRCTSFLPHMSVAWASSFRPLLSKMMTCTEQSLYYRQWTVPRSHHMDSSNRTEGRSDNFHPRRLLLSGPPQVGKTGAYLHFLGILSRMLIRLMEVDIYDEEDISNNAQADALKHPPNALWPNPDIMRTMPFDYTIHHPKYDDISSVYCPGFKPSAEGFPTRQEDVFLRRRTSRIKLSKYAAYNTYHHCEQCHQYLGFNPRYQMYESTLYAFTFTHLVLGEEIQLYFIIPKSKEHYFSFSQPGGQLEGMRLPLSSDWSPDCIKSPIFTPTTGRHEHGLFNLYHAMDGASHLHILVVKEYEMAVYKKYWPNHIMLVLPTVFNGAGIGAAHFLIKELSYHNLELERSRRLEGGGPAGDVWPFIILADDSCVMWNAVDLDARNGSVEHAVSLKQVLHHMEACQDLMHFGLCGIRKWSSRGSPGNNPREPFSRGHLHDFLLLNVDRSQNVQYDQNRFTCHDVDFVLRLHSAGLLVCRFNSFSVMKKQIAIGGYRTFIIKTKMTDVPTSVGPSQYICAPDSKHLLLATPAQLLLEKYLQHTSLKLFPLSAKNYTHPVLSVDCYLNLGPEVTVCFVSSRPHSVNISTTGLLFSGLLLCFPDAFVTAGFLKKFAFLKGATLCVIGADRSSLRQTVGRLELEEEWRFRLSDEFQTANTKEDRPLFFLTGKHI, encoded by the exons ATGGGGAACTCTTATGCAGGCCAGCTGCGCACCACACGGTTCGAGGAGGTCCTCCATAACTCCATTGAGGCATCTCTACGATCGAATACAGTCGTGCCTCGTCCAGTCTTCTCTCAGCTTTACCTGGAGACAGACCAGCCTTTGGCTCCTAATG GTCGCACAGAGaatgatgaagaagaagagaagagttCTGAATCTAACAGTCCCCCCATACCTTACCAGATGAAACCCCCACCTGAGGGATGCTGCACCACAGATg GCTTTTGTCAGGCAGGAAAAGACCTGCGTTTGTCCTCTCTTGCCTCTGATCCACTGGATTTGCCGCCGGGCTTTTCCCTTGTTGGAATAAAATCATCCTCCATCCCTGACAACCTGCTGGTTTGTGCCGTAGACCGACGCTTCCTGCCTGATGAACGGGGACACAATGCACTGTTAG GATTTTCAGGAAACTGTTTGGGTTGTGGAGAAAAAGGTTTCCGCTACTTCACAGAATTTTCCAACCACATTAACCTGAAGCTCAGCACTCAGCCCAAAAAGCAGAAGCACTTGAAGTACCACCTGTGCCGAAACAACCAGGGTGTGCTGGTGAGAGGGGCTCCCATCTACTGGCGTGGAAATG ACGGCAGGATGAGGCAGACGGCCTCCAGTCTCTCAGAAAACCACTTGTCATCAAACGAATTGCAACCAAACCTGACGTCGACTCTCCCTCCAAACCCACAGGGCAACAACG GACTACAACTATCTGACATCCCACCCACTCTGACAAATGGCAGCCATGCTGCTAGTTCTGTAGCTCAACCTCCTTCCCAGTCAGGACCAGGCAGACCCTCAG GGCCTCATTCTAATGCTGCACCTCCTAAAAAGAGACACAAAGGCTGGTCACCTGAATCGTCAGCCACCAATCAGCCTGAGAGCACGATAAAGACGCCTTCATCTTCATCGATTTCATCATTTTTACCAGTGTCCTCTGTCATCACTAACGGAGTCAGATCAG AGACTGGAGTTGTGCCGAATTCATCACAGGGGTCCTCCACATCTCTTCCACCTCCACAGCTGACTGTATCAGTGCCTGATCTGCTCCTACAGACCTGTAGATTGCAACCTGTCATTTTTAAAG GTCACGGCCCTCTTCCACAGTTAacaggcaatgtgggtgaagtgctcATTAGTTCTCTGCTTCAGAGCTGTTACTTGAGCGCACAGACACTCCCCAGAGTCTACCAGCATTATGGACCATCACCTATTCAACCGCTGTCCACAGAGATGCAGATTCTGCTCACTGTTTACTACCTTGTTCAACTGG GCCCTGATCAGGTCCCTCTGATCGAAGATTTGGAGCAAATATTCATGCGGTCCTGGAGGGAGTCCCATCTCAGTGAGATCAGACAGTATCAGCAGCCTCAAACATCAGGAATCCAGGGGAGGCACTATGGCATAGAG ACCACCTCGACCTTTCCTGGGCTCCCTCAGCACCTCTCTTTGCCTTCCCAAAGCCAACAGCCGCTGACTTCCAGCCAGCTTCCTTGGCTCGCTCAACTTGCTGCATCTTCCTGTGGAGAGAGCGTGTTGTTGTTAGCGGAAAATGTAGAATCTTTAGCTCAAGGCCTCCAGCAAATGTTCAGCAGGTTAATGGAAGGGCGGCTTGAAAACACCAACTATGTAGTGATCATCGTAACTGCAGCGAGACAAGAAACACAGTCGTGCGTGGTCGTCACAG GTAAACACCAATGCCGAGCTTTAGCAGAGAGCATGTTTTCTCCAAGTGAAGGCCTCAAAGAAATCAGCCACCAGCTGTCGACTGGAGCTGCTCAAGACCTCATGAACTTCTGCAATTCTCTCGGACAAG ATGGTGACATGGATAATATTCTGGACATTTCCAGTGTGTACAGCAGTGAGGCTTCTCCTTTATCCAGCAGCCAGGATTCCCCTGAAGAAAAGAGCGTTCACAGCACGCGGAGCCCCAAAGCTACACACAGTCCTAGCGGTTCACAAACACAGTGTTCAAAAGACTCAGTCAGCCCTAAAGGCAGAACAACAAGCCCCAAAGACACATGCTCAG AATACTTTGTAGAGTGGCGTGAGATTCGTCCCATCCAGCTGGCAGTGGCCAGGAAGCTGTTATCCCACGTTTGTGCTATAGCAGACTCCAGCACACAGAACCTGGACCTTGGTTCTTTTGACCGAGTCAGTTTCCTCATCTTGGTCCCACCCTCTGAGGTCACATTTCAACAGACAGTGTTTCACCTCTGGAGCTCTg GTGTTCTGCGGGAACTTGGCAGTTTGGACCAGGAATGTGCATCCCAACGAGAGGCTGAGCGCTATGTGGTTAAGATAGACCAGAGCGCTGAAGCACGCATTGACAGCCTCATCCGAGAAGCCCACAGCAACTCATATACACTCTACATCCTGGTCCATGACCATGCTCACTGGGATGTTAGCAG cagctcagagagcagttTGGGTCTGGTTGACCAGCTCCTGAACTCCCGACAGGTCAGGGAAGCAACTAACATCCTGATCCTCCACGTCACATCGTTCCCCTTTGCTCTTCAGACTCAGTGCACTCGCATCAGCCCCTACAATGAGATTCACTGGCCATCCGCATACAGCAAT GATGTGGACTTGTATCATGAAAAGACTCGGTATTTTGGTGCATCTGAGCTTTTGGACTCCACCTGTTCAGGAAACAGCCTACCGCTGATGCGTTATGATTCCTCCTTTGAAAGTATGACCTCTATGCTGGAAGAAAG GTTTCCAAAGCTCCACAGTGCGGTGATACGGACTACAGTTTTGATCCAACACTACAGTGTGGCCCTGATGGCTGCATCTGGAAGATTAAGCAGTTCCCACAATCTGCAAAAACACACTTCTGTGGAAACTATGGAATTAGTTCAATCACTCCTCACTGCAGCCCAGCAGTGCCCAGCGCATCACGGTCACATGATTCTTCTACGGATCCCTTGTTTGGCTTTGGCTGCATGGGCACACCGGCGGCTGTCCAGAGTGAGGAAGCAGCTGGGACTGGAGGATAGTTTTGAAATTATACTGGGTAATCCTAACCAGGCCCTGAATGTTGCACAGACGTTCACAGATCAAATCAAG ACGTGGCTTAAGATCCAAGATGCTGAATGGGTTCCACGTACTTACTTAGAGCTGGAAGCACTTCCCTGCATCCTGATCCTTTCAGGTTCTGAGCCTCTGGGAGAATCACTGCCAAG GTCATTGAAGTACTGCGACCTTCGCCTGATAAACTGCTGCTACCTGCAGCGCACCACGCTGGAACAAGAGTTGGGATTAGCAGCGTACCTGGTAAAGGCAGAGTCACGGGTCCTGCTCAACCCTGGACCAGAAAGTGACCAGCTTGAGAGTGATCCAGAAAAACTCAGCAGCACTGAcaatgaggaggaggagagacgaCAGCATG gtGACTCCCCCGTGTCTTCAAGCCAGCCAGTCCAGTCCTGCTCAGATAGTGGTGTCCCAGATCCCCACCCTGCTCAGAGTGTCCAAAAAGGAACTGCAGAAGCGATCCATCCTCCATCACAATCCCAGACTCAACAACACTACTCATTTCAGTCCCTTCCTCATCCTCACCCTGCACCACTAAATCCAAACCAACCTCCTGCTCAAGCTTACTCCCAGATCCACACACTCCACCACCAGCAGCAACAGCTCCCACCGCAGGGTCACTTTCAGCCATTCTCTCAAACAAACTCCCAACTTCACACTCAAACACACCAGCCGTCCCATTCTCTCCACCCAAATCCTCCGGCTCAGTCGACTCGGCAGCACTCCAAATCCACTTCGTCAGCTTCCTTATCCCCAAGATCTTCCTCCCCTCTACTGAGCTGCTCCTGGGCCAGAGGAGTGAGCCGTCCTCCTTCTGTGCTCCTTCCTCGTGCTCTCTATGACATCATAACAGCCAGCGACAGCAGTGGGCTTCCACGATGCACCTCATTCCTCCCACACATGTCTGTTGCATGGGCAAGCAGCTTCAG ACCATTGCTGAGTAAAATGATGACATGCACAGAACAATCACTTTACTATCGCCAGTGGACGGTTCCTCGCTCTCACCACATGGACAGCAGCAATCGCACCGAAGGACGAAGTGACAACTTCCACCCTCGTAGGTTGCTGCTCAGTGGACCCCCTCAG GTGGGCAAGACAGGAGCGTATCTGCACTTTTTGGGTATATTGTCTCGGATGCTGATCAGGCTGATGGAGGTGGATATCTATGATGAAGAAGACATCAGCAACA ATGCCCAGGCAGACGCCTTAAAGCACCCACCCAATGCTCTATGGCCCAACCCGGACATCATGAGGACGATGCCCTTTGACTACACCATCCATCACCCCAAATATGATGATATCAGCTCTGTGTACTGCCCTGGCTTTAAGCCCAGTGCAGAGG GATTTCCTACTCGGCAAGAAGACGTTTTCCTCCGCAGACGCACATCAAGGATTAAGCTGTCAAAGTATGCAGCCTACAACACCTACCATCACTGTGAGCAGTGCCACCAGTATTTGGGCTTCAACCCCAGATATCAG ATGTATGAGTCAACGCTCTATGCCTTCACATTCACCCATCTGGTGCTTGgggaggaaatccagctttacTTCATCATCCCAAAATCTAAAGAGCACTACTTCAGCTTCAGCCAACCAGGAGGCCAACTGGAGGGAATGCGCCTGCCTCTCTCTTCTGATTGg AGCCCAGACTGCATCAAGAGTCCAATTTTCACCCCGACCACCGGTCGTCATGAGCATGGCTTGTTTAACCTTTATCACGCCATGGATGGAGCTTCACATCTGCACATCCTGGTGGTTAAAGAGTACGAGATGGCCGTCTACAAGAAGTACTGGCCTAACCACATCATGCTGGTGCTGCCCACTGTCTTCAATGGAGCAGGAATAG GTGCTGCTCATTTCCTGATCAAAGAGCTTTCATATCACAACTTGGAGCTTGAACGTAGTCGGCGTTTAGAGGGAGGAGGCCCGGCAGGTGATGTCTGGCCCTTCATCATCCTGGCTGATGACTCCTGTGTGATGTGGAATGCAGTAGATCTGGACGCACGCAA cGGTTCAGTGGAGCATGCGGTTTCTCTCAAACAAGTTCTGCATCACATGGAGGCCTGTCAAGATCTCATGCATTTTGGTCTGTGTGGCATCAGGAAGTGGAGCAGTCGTGGAAGCCCAG GTAACAATCCCAGAGAGCCGTTCTCCAGAGGTCACCTGCATGACTTTCTCCTGCTCAACGTCGACCGCAGTCAGAACGTGCAGTACGACCAGAACCGCTTCACTTGCCATGATGTGGACTTCGTCCTGAGGCTGCACAGCGCTGGGCTACTCGTCTGCAGGTTTAACAGCTTCAGCGTCATGAAAAAACAGATCGCCATTGGAGGATACCgaacatttattatcaaaacCAAG ATGACTGATGTTCCCACCTCAGTGGGGCCATCACAGTACATCTGCGCCCCAGACAGTAAGCACCTCCTATTGGCCACACCGGCTCAGCTCCTCTTGGAGAAATACCTGCAGCACACCAGCCTGAAGCTGTTTCCACTCAGTGCCAAGAACTACACACATCCCGTTCTGTCAGTGGACTGCTATCTCAATCTGGGACCTGAG